One window of the Manihot esculenta cultivar AM560-2 chromosome 14, M.esculenta_v8, whole genome shotgun sequence genome contains the following:
- the LOC110599831 gene encoding protein PHYLLO, chloroplastic isoform X2: MATYGFVDAKFDTFSSSIKHEAGSFYLVIPEIELDEHEDFSILSATLAWDAALFCTFKQAIQSFESSIYEVGYHFCPTGEKCGFNNIRSALNRVNPVEDKTFRMVSSNAVLLDRRDYQNNLLELRGTAFFCQFYFRISPIIGISHNMLDHASEACCSLLDCANINEVWASLIVEECSRLGLTYFCIAPGSRSSPLAIAASTHPLTTCIACFDERSLAFHAVGYARGSHRPAVVITSSGTAVSNLLPAVVEASQDFVPLLLLTADRPPELQNAGANQSINQVNHFGSFVRFFFSLPAPTDNIPARMVLTTLDSAVHWSTSSPYGPVHINCPFREPLDNSPSKWMLSCLKGLDKWMSSAEPFTKYIQMQNSLACYENTVISMKQVIEIIQQAKRGLLLVGAIHTEDEIWAALLLAKHLNWPVVADILSGLRLRRLSSYFPKDEENVLFIDHLDHALLSDFVKGWVRFEVVIQIGSRITSKRISQMLEDCCPCSYILVDNHPCRHDPSHFVSHRVQCSILQFVDSLNKVQFPCRSSIWCDYLGALDKMVARDISFQIHVENSLTEPHVAHVISGALSAGSALFIGNSMVIRDADMYGYSYDHHIHRIADILNSEHHGLGIQVVGNRGASGIDGLLSTAIGFAVGCNKRILCVIGDVSFLHDSNGLSILNPRMSRKPMTIIVINNHGGAIFSLLPIADGTDQRTLNQYFYTSHNISIQKLCMAHSVQHSHVKTKMELQDALVASQHQKTDCVIEVESSISDNAIFHSTLRKSGCQAADRALSILSRLSVPYSVSDRFFLCKILKMEYSLYRIELSAPPTSSSVDHDCNKFHKEGYILSLSLEDGSVGYGEVAPLEIHKENLLDVEEQLQFLLHVIKGTKISLSLPLMSGSFSSWIWNNLGIPENSIFPSVRCGLEMAILNAIAERQGCSLLNIIQPWRETEKICEKSNVKICGLIDSTGTPAEVAVIASALVEEGFSALKLKVARRIDPIQDAAAIQEVRKKVGRQIELRVDANRNWSYEEAIRFGSLVKDCDLQYIEEPVQDENDIIKYCEESGLPVALDETIDKICENPLDMLMKYAHPGIVAVVIKPSVVGGFERAALIAQWAHRQGKMAVVSAAFESGLSLLTYIQFSYYLELQNADICGVMNYKLRPSIAHGLGTYQWLKQDVTTKPLEIRRHPHSGFMGASVADNIQLLQMFQINHNVIYRTSTGDQVHRYNLAVSSMDFTCSIKVHEVGEKNNDNVVIFLHGFLGTGEDWISIMKAISGSARCISIDLPGHGGSKIQNCGCEEAKEEATLSVEMVAHILYKLIPDITPKKVAIVGYSMGARIALRMALRHSDKVSGAVIISGSPGLKDGQERKIRQARDFSRSRTLMDYGLQLFLDSWYAGELWNSLRSHSRFKEIVASRMLHDDVYSLAKVLSDLSVGRQMPLWEELKQCNIPLLLMVGEKDKKFQAIAEKMYSEICQFEKGKEDDMGINVPEIVKIPNCGHAVHLENPLPVIGELRRFLTKLRKFSTLEHTENMH; the protein is encoded by the exons GTTTCTTCTAATGCTGTGTTGTTGGACAGAAGAGATTATCAGAATAACCTCCTGGAACTG AGAGGGACCGcatttttctgtcaattttaTTTCAGGATTTCACCAATTATTGGCATTTCCCATAACATG TTGGATCATGCCAGTGAAGCATGTTGCTCCTTGCTAGATTGTGCAAACATCAATGAAGTTTGGGCATCACTAATAGTGGAAGAATGTTCACGTCTTGGGTTAACG TACTTCTGCATTGCTCCAGGATCAAGATCATCCCCTCTTGCCATTGCTGCTTCCACTCATCCCTTAACAACATGTATTGCTTGCTTTGATGAGCGCTCGTTGGCATTTCATGCTGTTGGTTATGCAAGAGGTTCTCATAGACCAGCAGTTGTTATAACATCTTCAGGAACTGCAGTGTCAAATCTCCTTCCTGCT GTTGTGGAAGCCAGTCAAGAttttgtgccacttctcttacTAACTGCCGATCGTCCTCCTGAGCTTCAAAATGCTGGGGCAAATCAATCTATCAATCAG GTGAACCATTTTGGTTCTTTTGTAAGGTTCTTCTTCAGTCTTCCAGCACCTACTGATAATATTCCTGCACGGATGGTGCTTACGACACTTGACTCTGCTGTGCATTGGTCAACGTCTTCACCATATGGCCCTGTTCATATTAACTGTCCTTTTAGAGAGCCATTGGATAATTCTCCAAGCAAGTGGATGTTAAGTTGTTTGAAGGGCTTAGATAAATGGATGTCTAGTGCGGAGCCCTTCACTAAATATATTCAAATGCAAAATTCCCTTGCATGCTATGAAAATACTGTTATCTCAATGAAACAAGTTATTGAAATAATTCAGCAGGCTAAAAGAGGGCTTCTCCTTGTTGGTGCAATTCATACTGAAGATGAGATATGGGCAGCTCTTCTCTTGGCTAAACACCTTAATTGGCCGGTTGTAGCTGACATCTTGTCAGGTTTACGATTAAGAAGGCTTTCATCTTATTTTCCCAAAGATGAAGAGaatgttttatttattgatcATCTAGACCATGCTCTGCTCTCAGATTTTGTCAAGGGTTGGGTGCGGTTTGAAGTAGTTATTCAG ATTGGAAGTCGAATAACAAGCAAACGCATTTCTCAGATGCTGGAAGATTGTTGCCCATGTTCATATATCTTAGTTGACAATCATCCATGCCGTCATGATCCATCACATTTTGTATCTCACAGGGTGCAGTGCTCCATTCTTCAGTTCGTCGACAGTTTAAACAAAGTTCAATTTCCATGTAGGAGCAGTATATGGTGTGATTATCTGGGAGCTTTAGACAAGATG GTTGCACGGGACATATCTTTTCAAATTCATGTAGAGAACTCTTTGACTGAGCCACATGTTGCACATGTAATTTCAGGAGCACTTTCAGCTGGCTCTGCTCTTTTTATTGGCAACAGCATGGTGATACGTGACGCAGACATGTATGGATATAGTTATGACCACCATATTCATCGCATTGCAGATATATTGAACTCAGAACATCATGGTCTTGGGATTCAGGTGGTTGGAAACAGGGGAGCTAGTGGCATTGATGGCTTACTTAGCACAGCAATTGGTTTTGCAGTTGGATGCAACAAGAGA ATACTTTGTGTGATTGGAGATGTTTCCTTCCTTCATGATTCGAATGGCTTGTCGATTCTCAATCCAAG GATGTCAAGAAAGCCAATGACAATAATTGTGATAAACAATCATGGTGGAGCAATCTTCAGCCTCCTTCCTATTGCAGATGGTACTGATCAAAGGACACTGAATCAGTACTTCTACACTTCCCATAACATTTCAATTCAAAAGTTATGTATGGCGCACAG TGTGCAACATTCACATGTGAAGACAAAAATGGAACTTCAAGATGCTTTAGTAGCATCTCAGCATCAGAAAACAGATTGTGTAATTGAAGTGGAGAGCAGCATTAGTGACAATGCAATCTTCCACAG TACTTTAAGAAAATCTGGATGCCAAGCAGCAGATCGGGCTCTAAGCATTCTTTCAAGGCTTTCTGTTCCATATTCAGTTTCAGATAGGTTCTTTCTTTGCAAGATCCTCAAAATGGAATACTCGCTCTACAG AATTGAACTTTCTGCTCCTCCTACTTCATCTTCAGTAGACCATGATTGTAATAAGTTCCATAAGGAAGGCTACATTTTATCACTGTCTCTTGAAGATGGAAGTGTCGGATATGGTGAG GTTGCACCTCTTGAAATCCACAAAGAAAATTTGCTGGATGTAGAAGAGCAACTCCAATTTCTCCTTCATGTGATTAAAGGAACCAAGATTAGTTTATCCCTTCCTCTGATGAGTGGCTCATTTTCTTCTTGGATATGGAACAACCTAGGAATCCCA GAAAATTCAATCTTTCCTAGTGTCAGATGTGGTTTAGAAATGGCCATCCTCAATGCTATTGCAGAAAGGCAAGGCTGCAGTTTACTAAACATAATCCAACCCTGGAGAGAAACAGAAAAGATTTGTGAAAAGTCAAATGTTAAGATATGTGGCCTAATTGATTCTACTGGGACTCCAGCTGAGGTTGCTGTTATTGCTTCTGCTCTTGTTGAAGAGGGATTTTCTGCATTAAAGCTGAAA GTTGCACGTCGGATAGATCCCATTCAAGATGCTGCAGCTATACAAGAAGTAAGAAAAAAGGTTGGCAGGCAGATCGAACTTCGTGTGGATGCCAATAGAAACTGGTCCTACGAAGAAGCTATCAGATTTGGCTCTCTGGTGAAAGATTGTGACCTCCAGTACATTGAG GAACCTGTTCAGGATGAAAATGATATTATAAAGTACTGTGAAGAAAGTGGCTTACCTGTGGCACTTGATGAAACTATTGACAAAATTTGTGAAAACCCACTTGATATGCTCATGAAGTATGCTCACCCTGGAATAGTTGCTGTG GTAATCAAACCAAGTGTTGTCGGTGGGTTTGAAAGAGCAGCATTAATTGCACAGTGGGCCCATCGGCAGGGAAAGATGGCTGTTGTCAGTGCTGCATTTGAAAGTGGTCTAAGTTTGTTAACatatattcagttctcatattaccTAGAGCTGCAGAATGCAGATATTTGCGGAGTTATGAACTATAAATTGAGGCCATCTATAGCCCATGGTCTCGGAACTTATCAATGGCTTAAACAAGACGTAACAACTAAACCTCTGGAGATCCGTCGTCATCCACATAGCGGCTTCATGGGGGCATCTGTTGCTGATAACATTCAACTCTTGCAGATGTTTCAAATCAATCACAATGTTATTTACAGAACTTCTACAGGGGATCAAGTTCACAGATACAATTTAGCTGTGAGTTCAATGGATTTCACTTGCTCCATCAAAGTGCATGAGGTTGGAGAAAAAAACAAT GATAATGTTGTTATATTTCTTCATGGTTTTCTTGGAACTGGTGAAGACTGGATCTCTATCATGAAGGCCATCTCAGGATCCGCAAGATGCATTTCAATTGATCTTCCTGGCCATGGGGGATCAAAGATTCAAAATTGTGGTTGTGAAGAAGCCAAAGAGGAAGCAACTTTGTCAGTTGAAATGGTTGCACATATATTATATAAGTTGATTCCAGACATAACTCCTAAAAAGGTTGCCATTGTTGGATATTCAATGGGGGCAAGGATAGCTTTGCGGATGGCACTGAGACATTCTGATAAG GTCAGTGGAGCTGTTATAATATCTGGTAGCCCCGGATTGAAAGATGGACAGGAAAGAAAAATTCGTCAGGCTAGAGATTTTTCTAGGTCTCGCACACTCATGGATTATGGGCTGCAACTCTTTCTTGATTCCTGGTACGCTGGGGAGCTTTGGAACAG CTTGAGAAGCCATTCCCGTTTCAAGGAAATAGTTGCCAGCCGCATGTTGCATGATGATGTTTACAGCCTTGCAAAGGTTCTGTCTGACCTCAGTGTTGGTAGGCAAAT GCCACTGTGGGAAGAATTGAAGCAATGCAATATACCCCTTTTACTCATGGTTGGGGAGAAAGACAAGAAGTTCCAGGCAATTGCCGAAAAGATGTACTCTGAAATTTGTCAATTTGAAAAGGGCAAAGAAGATGACATGGGAATTAATGTTCCTGAGATAGTTAAGATTCCCAACTGTGGGCATGCTGTGCATTTGGAGAATCCTCTTCCTGTTATCGGTGAATTGAGACGATTCCTGACCAAGCTGAGAAAGTTTTCCACTCTGGAGCACACTGAAAACATGCACTAA
- the LOC110599831 gene encoding protein PHYLLO, chloroplastic isoform X3 — protein sequence MLDHASEACCSLLDCANINEVWASLIVEECSRLGLTYFCIAPGSRSSPLAIAASTHPLTTCIACFDERSLAFHAVGYARGSHRPAVVITSSGTAVSNLLPAVVEASQDFVPLLLLTADRPPELQNAGANQSINQVNHFGSFVRFFFSLPAPTDNIPARMVLTTLDSAVHWSTSSPYGPVHINCPFREPLDNSPSKWMLSCLKGLDKWMSSAEPFTKYIQMQNSLACYENTVISMKQVIEIIQQAKRGLLLVGAIHTEDEIWAALLLAKHLNWPVVADILSGLRLRRLSSYFPKDEENVLFIDHLDHALLSDFVKGWVRFEVVIQIGSRITSKRISQMLEDCCPCSYILVDNHPCRHDPSHFVSHRVQCSILQFVDSLNKVQFPCRSSIWCDYLGALDKMVARDISFQIHVENSLTEPHVAHVISGALSAGSALFIGNSMVIRDADMYGYSYDHHIHRIADILNSEHHGLGIQVVGNRGASGIDGLLSTAIGFAVGCNKRILCVIGDVSFLHDSNGLSILNPRMSRKPMTIIVINNHGGAIFSLLPIADGTDQRTLNQYFYTSHNISIQKLCMAHSVQHSHVKTKMELQDALVASQHQKTDCVIEVESSISDNAIFHSTLRKSGCQAADRALSILSRLSVPYSVSDRFFLCKILKMEYSLYRIELSAPPTSSSVDHDCNKFHKEGYILSLSLEDGSVGYGEVAPLEIHKENLLDVEEQLQFLLHVIKGTKISLSLPLMSGSFSSWIWNNLGIPENSIFPSVRCGLEMAILNAIAERQGCSLLNIIQPWRETEKICEKSNVKICGLIDSTGTPAEVAVIASALVEEGFSALKLKVARRIDPIQDAAAIQEVRKKVGRQIELRVDANRNWSYEEAIRFGSLVKDCDLQYIEEPVQDENDIIKYCEESGLPVALDETIDKICENPLDMLMKYAHPGIVAVVIKPSVVGGFERAALIAQWAHRQGKMAVVSAAFESGLSLLTYIQFSYYLELQNADICGVMNYKLRPSIAHGLGTYQWLKQDVTTKPLEIRRHPHSGFMGASVADNIQLLQMFQINHNVIYRTSTGDQVHRYNLAVSSMDFTCSIKVHEVGEKNNDNVVIFLHGFLGTGEDWISIMKAISGSARCISIDLPGHGGSKIQNCGCEEAKEEATLSVEMVAHILYKLIPDITPKKVAIVGYSMGARIALRMALRHSDKVSGAVIISGSPGLKDGQERKIRQARDFSRSRTLMDYGLQLFLDSWYAGELWNSLRSHSRFKEIVASRMLHDDVYSLAKVLSDLSVGRQMPLWEELKQCNIPLLLMVGEKDKKFQAIAEKMYSEICQFEKGKEDDMGINVPEIVKIPNCGHAVHLENPLPVIGELRRFLTKLRKFSTLEHTENMH from the exons ATG TTGGATCATGCCAGTGAAGCATGTTGCTCCTTGCTAGATTGTGCAAACATCAATGAAGTTTGGGCATCACTAATAGTGGAAGAATGTTCACGTCTTGGGTTAACG TACTTCTGCATTGCTCCAGGATCAAGATCATCCCCTCTTGCCATTGCTGCTTCCACTCATCCCTTAACAACATGTATTGCTTGCTTTGATGAGCGCTCGTTGGCATTTCATGCTGTTGGTTATGCAAGAGGTTCTCATAGACCAGCAGTTGTTATAACATCTTCAGGAACTGCAGTGTCAAATCTCCTTCCTGCT GTTGTGGAAGCCAGTCAAGAttttgtgccacttctcttacTAACTGCCGATCGTCCTCCTGAGCTTCAAAATGCTGGGGCAAATCAATCTATCAATCAG GTGAACCATTTTGGTTCTTTTGTAAGGTTCTTCTTCAGTCTTCCAGCACCTACTGATAATATTCCTGCACGGATGGTGCTTACGACACTTGACTCTGCTGTGCATTGGTCAACGTCTTCACCATATGGCCCTGTTCATATTAACTGTCCTTTTAGAGAGCCATTGGATAATTCTCCAAGCAAGTGGATGTTAAGTTGTTTGAAGGGCTTAGATAAATGGATGTCTAGTGCGGAGCCCTTCACTAAATATATTCAAATGCAAAATTCCCTTGCATGCTATGAAAATACTGTTATCTCAATGAAACAAGTTATTGAAATAATTCAGCAGGCTAAAAGAGGGCTTCTCCTTGTTGGTGCAATTCATACTGAAGATGAGATATGGGCAGCTCTTCTCTTGGCTAAACACCTTAATTGGCCGGTTGTAGCTGACATCTTGTCAGGTTTACGATTAAGAAGGCTTTCATCTTATTTTCCCAAAGATGAAGAGaatgttttatttattgatcATCTAGACCATGCTCTGCTCTCAGATTTTGTCAAGGGTTGGGTGCGGTTTGAAGTAGTTATTCAG ATTGGAAGTCGAATAACAAGCAAACGCATTTCTCAGATGCTGGAAGATTGTTGCCCATGTTCATATATCTTAGTTGACAATCATCCATGCCGTCATGATCCATCACATTTTGTATCTCACAGGGTGCAGTGCTCCATTCTTCAGTTCGTCGACAGTTTAAACAAAGTTCAATTTCCATGTAGGAGCAGTATATGGTGTGATTATCTGGGAGCTTTAGACAAGATG GTTGCACGGGACATATCTTTTCAAATTCATGTAGAGAACTCTTTGACTGAGCCACATGTTGCACATGTAATTTCAGGAGCACTTTCAGCTGGCTCTGCTCTTTTTATTGGCAACAGCATGGTGATACGTGACGCAGACATGTATGGATATAGTTATGACCACCATATTCATCGCATTGCAGATATATTGAACTCAGAACATCATGGTCTTGGGATTCAGGTGGTTGGAAACAGGGGAGCTAGTGGCATTGATGGCTTACTTAGCACAGCAATTGGTTTTGCAGTTGGATGCAACAAGAGA ATACTTTGTGTGATTGGAGATGTTTCCTTCCTTCATGATTCGAATGGCTTGTCGATTCTCAATCCAAG GATGTCAAGAAAGCCAATGACAATAATTGTGATAAACAATCATGGTGGAGCAATCTTCAGCCTCCTTCCTATTGCAGATGGTACTGATCAAAGGACACTGAATCAGTACTTCTACACTTCCCATAACATTTCAATTCAAAAGTTATGTATGGCGCACAG TGTGCAACATTCACATGTGAAGACAAAAATGGAACTTCAAGATGCTTTAGTAGCATCTCAGCATCAGAAAACAGATTGTGTAATTGAAGTGGAGAGCAGCATTAGTGACAATGCAATCTTCCACAG TACTTTAAGAAAATCTGGATGCCAAGCAGCAGATCGGGCTCTAAGCATTCTTTCAAGGCTTTCTGTTCCATATTCAGTTTCAGATAGGTTCTTTCTTTGCAAGATCCTCAAAATGGAATACTCGCTCTACAG AATTGAACTTTCTGCTCCTCCTACTTCATCTTCAGTAGACCATGATTGTAATAAGTTCCATAAGGAAGGCTACATTTTATCACTGTCTCTTGAAGATGGAAGTGTCGGATATGGTGAG GTTGCACCTCTTGAAATCCACAAAGAAAATTTGCTGGATGTAGAAGAGCAACTCCAATTTCTCCTTCATGTGATTAAAGGAACCAAGATTAGTTTATCCCTTCCTCTGATGAGTGGCTCATTTTCTTCTTGGATATGGAACAACCTAGGAATCCCA GAAAATTCAATCTTTCCTAGTGTCAGATGTGGTTTAGAAATGGCCATCCTCAATGCTATTGCAGAAAGGCAAGGCTGCAGTTTACTAAACATAATCCAACCCTGGAGAGAAACAGAAAAGATTTGTGAAAAGTCAAATGTTAAGATATGTGGCCTAATTGATTCTACTGGGACTCCAGCTGAGGTTGCTGTTATTGCTTCTGCTCTTGTTGAAGAGGGATTTTCTGCATTAAAGCTGAAA GTTGCACGTCGGATAGATCCCATTCAAGATGCTGCAGCTATACAAGAAGTAAGAAAAAAGGTTGGCAGGCAGATCGAACTTCGTGTGGATGCCAATAGAAACTGGTCCTACGAAGAAGCTATCAGATTTGGCTCTCTGGTGAAAGATTGTGACCTCCAGTACATTGAG GAACCTGTTCAGGATGAAAATGATATTATAAAGTACTGTGAAGAAAGTGGCTTACCTGTGGCACTTGATGAAACTATTGACAAAATTTGTGAAAACCCACTTGATATGCTCATGAAGTATGCTCACCCTGGAATAGTTGCTGTG GTAATCAAACCAAGTGTTGTCGGTGGGTTTGAAAGAGCAGCATTAATTGCACAGTGGGCCCATCGGCAGGGAAAGATGGCTGTTGTCAGTGCTGCATTTGAAAGTGGTCTAAGTTTGTTAACatatattcagttctcatattaccTAGAGCTGCAGAATGCAGATATTTGCGGAGTTATGAACTATAAATTGAGGCCATCTATAGCCCATGGTCTCGGAACTTATCAATGGCTTAAACAAGACGTAACAACTAAACCTCTGGAGATCCGTCGTCATCCACATAGCGGCTTCATGGGGGCATCTGTTGCTGATAACATTCAACTCTTGCAGATGTTTCAAATCAATCACAATGTTATTTACAGAACTTCTACAGGGGATCAAGTTCACAGATACAATTTAGCTGTGAGTTCAATGGATTTCACTTGCTCCATCAAAGTGCATGAGGTTGGAGAAAAAAACAAT GATAATGTTGTTATATTTCTTCATGGTTTTCTTGGAACTGGTGAAGACTGGATCTCTATCATGAAGGCCATCTCAGGATCCGCAAGATGCATTTCAATTGATCTTCCTGGCCATGGGGGATCAAAGATTCAAAATTGTGGTTGTGAAGAAGCCAAAGAGGAAGCAACTTTGTCAGTTGAAATGGTTGCACATATATTATATAAGTTGATTCCAGACATAACTCCTAAAAAGGTTGCCATTGTTGGATATTCAATGGGGGCAAGGATAGCTTTGCGGATGGCACTGAGACATTCTGATAAG GTCAGTGGAGCTGTTATAATATCTGGTAGCCCCGGATTGAAAGATGGACAGGAAAGAAAAATTCGTCAGGCTAGAGATTTTTCTAGGTCTCGCACACTCATGGATTATGGGCTGCAACTCTTTCTTGATTCCTGGTACGCTGGGGAGCTTTGGAACAG CTTGAGAAGCCATTCCCGTTTCAAGGAAATAGTTGCCAGCCGCATGTTGCATGATGATGTTTACAGCCTTGCAAAGGTTCTGTCTGACCTCAGTGTTGGTAGGCAAAT GCCACTGTGGGAAGAATTGAAGCAATGCAATATACCCCTTTTACTCATGGTTGGGGAGAAAGACAAGAAGTTCCAGGCAATTGCCGAAAAGATGTACTCTGAAATTTGTCAATTTGAAAAGGGCAAAGAAGATGACATGGGAATTAATGTTCCTGAGATAGTTAAGATTCCCAACTGTGGGCATGCTGTGCATTTGGAGAATCCTCTTCCTGTTATCGGTGAATTGAGACGATTCCTGACCAAGCTGAGAAAGTTTTCCACTCTGGAGCACACTGAAAACATGCACTAA